The proteins below come from a single Methanococcoides sp. AM1 genomic window:
- the cobM gene encoding precorrin-4 C(11)-methyltransferase: MTDNVITFVGAGPGNPKLITLLGREKLEEADLVVYAGSLVNPEVVNYCKGEKVDSYGLTLDEITKKMADAIKEGKKVVRLHSGDPSLYGNVVEQMEELKKYDITVERVPGVSSVFATAAALGTQLTLNGVSDTLIITRPAGKTLEEDDLKGLSKHNTTMAVFLGTQKIEEIMEKVEYSDDTPVAVVFHASWPDQKIIYGTVADIAQKVKDEGIIRSAMILIGGVVDPVDYRRSHLYGVAQKPL; encoded by the coding sequence ATGACAGATAATGTAATTACTTTTGTGGGTGCCGGACCAGGGAACCCAAAACTTATCACACTTCTTGGACGCGAGAAACTGGAAGAAGCAGATCTTGTTGTCTACGCAGGTTCACTTGTTAACCCTGAAGTCGTCAACTACTGCAAGGGAGAAAAGGTCGACAGTTATGGCCTGACCCTTGACGAGATCACAAAGAAAATGGCAGATGCCATTAAGGAAGGAAAGAAGGTCGTACGCCTGCACAGTGGGGACCCATCCCTCTACGGTAACGTCGTTGAGCAGATGGAAGAGCTGAAGAAGTACGATATTACAGTAGAACGTGTGCCCGGAGTATCTTCTGTTTTCGCAACCGCTGCAGCACTTGGCACCCAGCTTACACTCAATGGTGTTTCCGACACACTCATCATCACACGTCCTGCAGGAAAAACACTGGAAGAAGATGATCTGAAAGGTCTGTCAAAGCACAATACCACAATGGCAGTTTTCCTCGGTACCCAAAAGATCGAAGAGATCATGGAAAAAGTCGAGTATTCAGACGATACCCCGGTGGCTGTTGTATTCCACGCATCCTGGCCAGACCAGAAGATCATTTACGGCACAGTCGCGGACATTGCACAGAAGGTAAAGGATGAAGGCATCATACGCAGTGCAATGATCCTCATCGGCGGCGTAGTAGACCCTGTCGATTACAGGAGGTCACACTTATACGGAGTAGCACAAAAACCGCTGTAA
- a CDS encoding cytochrome c biogenesis CcdA family protein — MEFGGVTPLAAFIAGLISIFSPCVLSLLPAIFAYSTSKGPLRPIAIVLGLTISFTVMGVVTSAFGSLFQQYLLYLSFFAGLMIIFFGITLLFDLGVFNVVGSFSGIGAKEKGLLGGLLFGMSLGIIWIPCVGPILASILTLVAIEGDIAYGAFLLFIYSMGLGIPMLVIAYSANLSSSVLNGIAKYDSYLKKGAGIVLIFIGLWMLYSNVLVRL, encoded by the coding sequence GTGGAATTTGGAGGGGTGACGCCGTTAGCAGCATTTATCGCAGGTTTGATCAGTATATTCTCTCCCTGTGTCCTTTCGCTCCTACCTGCAATATTTGCTTATTCGACCTCTAAAGGACCTTTAAGACCCATTGCAATAGTACTCGGCCTTACAATATCATTTACCGTTATGGGTGTTGTAACATCTGCGTTTGGCTCGCTTTTCCAGCAATATCTTCTGTATCTTAGCTTCTTTGCAGGGCTTATGATCATATTTTTCGGAATCACACTACTCTTTGATCTCGGTGTCTTCAATGTGGTTGGTAGTTTTTCCGGGATAGGTGCAAAAGAAAAAGGTCTGCTTGGAGGTTTACTTTTCGGGATGTCGCTAGGGATCATATGGATTCCCTGTGTGGGCCCTATATTAGCATCGATTCTTACCCTGGTAGCGATCGAAGGTGATATTGCCTATGGTGCTTTTCTACTTTTCATTTACTCAATGGGGCTCGGGATCCCGATGCTTGTGATAGCATATTCTGCGAATCTCTCGTCTTCCGTTCTTAATGGTATTGCAAAGTATGACTCGTATCTCAAAAAAGGTGCAGGTATAGTATTGATCTTTATTGGGCTGTGGATGCTTTATAGCAATGTCCTTGTAAGGTTGTAA
- a CDS encoding 2,5-diamino-6-(ribosylamino)-4(3H)-pyrimidinone 5'-phosphate reductase, whose amino-acid sequence MDKPFTFINSAMSADGKISTKERKQVRISGDVDFDRMDDLRATSDGIMVGIGTILADDPSLTVKSEERRATRKSKGSDENPVRIVIDSKARTPLDADIFIKGEGKRIIAVSGSAPVDKVEMLQEKAMVIRAGKERVDLCALMAELNSMGIKRLMVEGGATLNWAMLSSGLVDEIYSFVGNLLIGGTSAPTLVDGVGFVESDILSLELMSMEKMDEGVLLKWAVINDI is encoded by the coding sequence ATGGATAAGCCATTTACTTTCATTAATTCAGCAATGTCTGCCGATGGTAAGATCTCCACAAAGGAACGAAAGCAGGTTCGCATTTCTGGTGATGTGGACTTTGATCGGATGGATGATCTTCGTGCAACTTCGGATGGGATCATGGTTGGTATAGGTACTATTCTTGCAGATGATCCAAGTCTTACTGTAAAGTCTGAAGAACGACGGGCTACCCGCAAGAGTAAAGGATCTGATGAAAATCCGGTTCGTATTGTAATTGATAGTAAAGCAAGAACTCCTCTTGATGCAGATATATTCATAAAAGGTGAGGGTAAACGTATCATCGCAGTCTCAGGTTCAGCTCCTGTGGATAAGGTTGAGATGCTTCAGGAGAAAGCAATGGTCATAAGGGCAGGTAAAGAGCGGGTTGATCTCTGTGCACTGATGGCAGAATTGAACTCCATGGGCATAAAGCGTCTAATGGTGGAGGGTGGTGCAACTCTTAATTGGGCTATGCTATCAAGCGGTCTTGTGGATGAGATATATTCATTTGTAGGTAACCTGTTGATAGGGGGTACCAGTGCTCCAACTCTTGTCGATGGTGTGGGTTTTGTAGAATCTGATATCTTATCACTGGAACTTATGAGTATGGAAAAAATGGATGAAGGCGTTCTCCTGAAGTGGGCTGTTATTAATGATATCTGA
- a CDS encoding CBS domain-containing protein codes for MPKDTLVKDVMVKDVASVALPGSRDEVLSILKDKRVSGLPVIKDNKVVGIVSRSNLLKNPTEEQLALLMARDPVTIGSDEDITIAARLLLKHGIRRLPVVDDDKLVGLISVADVVGGMVDLDITDPISEYLNHGVGPVWSQTPLPVVARHMELAHVKAVPVIDSSLDLVGIISDRDIISSSVIEDSVEMSDMSAGSDDDEWTWESMRDTMSIYYSVSRIKVPEVPVEEVMVKDPITASINMGVSECALKMKRHRIDQMPVVDANQKFIGLLRDRYLLKALLKY; via the coding sequence ATGCCTAAGGACACACTCGTTAAAGACGTAATGGTAAAGGATGTTGCATCTGTAGCTCTTCCCGGTTCAAGGGACGAGGTTCTTTCCATTCTGAAAGATAAGCGGGTTTCAGGACTGCCTGTTATCAAAGACAATAAAGTGGTCGGTATTGTAAGTCGATCCAACTTACTGAAGAATCCCACTGAGGAACAACTGGCACTGTTGATGGCACGTGACCCTGTAACAATAGGTTCTGATGAGGATATCACAATTGCAGCACGTCTTCTGCTTAAACATGGTATAAGGAGGCTCCCTGTAGTTGATGACGATAAACTTGTGGGTCTCATCTCAGTTGCTGATGTCGTAGGCGGCATGGTGGATCTGGATATTACTGATCCAATCAGTGAATATCTTAACCATGGGGTTGGCCCGGTTTGGTCTCAAACTCCTCTCCCTGTAGTTGCCCGACATATGGAACTTGCTCACGTTAAGGCAGTTCCTGTTATCGACTCATCTCTTGATCTCGTAGGTATCATCTCAGACAGGGATATAATAAGCTCAAGTGTTATCGAGGATTCTGTTGAAATGTCAGACATGTCTGCAGGCTCTGATGACGATGAGTGGACCTGGGAAAGCATGAGGGATACAATGAGCATCTATTATAGTGTCTCAAGGATCAAAGTCCCGGAAGTTCCTGTGGAAGAGGTCATGGTGAAAGACCCTATCACAGCATCAATCAACATGGGTGTTAGTGAATGTGCACTTAAAATGAAGAGACACAGGATAGATCAGATGCCTGTTGTAGATGCAAACCAGAAATTCATCGGCCTTTTGAGGGATCGCTACCTGCTAAAAGCACTTCTTAAGTATTGA
- a CDS encoding co-chaperone YbbN, which translates to MRSKIYLLGLILGVVLIAGCVTDKTPVDDAVSLDSDERAAILVTEQQQIDDALENGPVLLKAGADWCPPCRQLDPVIDELAEDYEGRATVMHIDTSLSPGLASKFNVYSIPDTTVIVDIEDGKYVFMRYDGVKELDRNKARVLGYMEKGTFETILDHAIEYREDVSED; encoded by the coding sequence ATGAGGTCCAAAATATATCTTCTTGGATTGATCCTGGGTGTGGTCCTTATTGCAGGATGTGTTACAGATAAAACTCCTGTGGATGATGCAGTATCATTAGATTCGGATGAAAGGGCAGCTATCCTTGTTACAGAGCAACAGCAAATAGATGATGCCCTTGAAAATGGTCCTGTTCTTCTCAAAGCAGGTGCTGACTGGTGCCCCCCATGCAGGCAACTGGATCCGGTCATCGATGAGCTTGCAGAGGATTATGAAGGCAGGGCAACAGTTATGCACATTGACACTTCGCTCTCCCCGGGACTTGCCAGCAAGTTCAATGTGTATTCTATACCTGATACCACTGTGATTGTTGACATTGAAGATGGGAAATATGTGTTCATGAGGTATGATGGTGTGAAAGAATTGGATCGCAATAAAGCCAGAGTGCTTGGGTATATGGAAAAAGGAACTTTTGAGACGATCCTCGATCATGCGATCGAATACAGGGAGGATGTTTCCGAGGATTGA
- a CDS encoding precorrin-8X methylmutase: MTTETNKKDIPELEDLVEMTVNIDQELIKDCSDSGARTDEAKTIYMTSRRIAHDLIVKGEKETPEERVTQRCVISTGDPSVADIMSYTNNPVDAGVEAIKNGAPIFVDINMVKAGVTKKGHDCEVICVLDEDQNAEVAKKYGITRTAAGFLMARDRLEGSIVAIGNAPSAALAVCRMIEHGIKPALIVGTPVGFVNAAESKEEVRKMDVPSITCIGTRGGTPMAVACVNELVAIAKEKDEC; this comes from the coding sequence ATGACTACTGAAACAAACAAGAAGGACATCCCGGAACTTGAAGATCTGGTAGAGATGACAGTGAACATCGATCAGGAGCTCATTAAAGATTGTTCTGACTCGGGTGCTCGCACAGATGAAGCTAAGACGATCTACATGACAAGTCGTCGCATTGCTCACGACCTTATAGTTAAGGGAGAAAAGGAAACTCCTGAAGAACGTGTAACTCAACGTTGTGTGATCTCCACAGGAGACCCATCAGTTGCAGATATCATGTCCTACACCAACAATCCTGTAGATGCGGGAGTAGAAGCTATTAAAAATGGAGCCCCTATTTTCGTAGATATCAATATGGTCAAAGCCGGAGTTACAAAGAAAGGACATGACTGTGAAGTAATTTGTGTCCTTGATGAAGACCAGAATGCAGAAGTTGCCAAGAAATATGGCATAACAAGAACTGCTGCAGGTTTCCTTATGGCAAGGGACAGGCTTGAAGGTTCTATTGTAGCTATCGGAAATGCACCATCTGCAGCACTTGCAGTGTGCAGGATGATCGAGCACGGCATCAAACCGGCACTTATAGTAGGAACACCTGTTGGTTTCGTCAACGCCGCGGAATCAAAGGAAGAAGTCAGAAAGATGGACGTTCCATCTATCACCTGCATCGGAACACGTGGCGGAACACCAATGGCAGTTGCTTGTGTTAACGAGCTTGTTGCCATTGCAAAAGAAAAGGACGAGTGTTAA
- the cobJ gene encoding precorrin-3B C(17)-methyltransferase, with the protein MEGSQLQSQNENKNGKLFIIGIGPGSVEQLTVRARDVILNSDYIVGNGTYLDQMESLLGEQEIIRSAMGKEVDRAKKAVNLAKENKVVSMISGGDANVYGMAGLVLEVAEHEDLDVDIEVLPGVTAITAGASVLGAPIVNDFSVISLSDLLTPWEVIEKRLNAAASADFVISLYNPKSRQRHSNFSRAIEIIKKHKDGSVPVGLVKNALRGDSQDYIVTTLEDVLDYNDWVDMSTMIIVCNADSRIWKNEKGEKIITPRGYQRKYDY; encoded by the coding sequence ATGGAAGGATCACAATTGCAATCGCAGAATGAAAATAAAAATGGGAAATTATTCATTATCGGCATTGGACCAGGCTCTGTTGAACAGCTTACTGTACGTGCCAGAGACGTTATACTGAATTCAGATTATATTGTCGGCAACGGCACATATCTCGATCAGATGGAAAGTCTCCTTGGAGAGCAGGAGATCATCCGCAGTGCAATGGGTAAAGAAGTAGACCGTGCTAAAAAGGCAGTAAACCTTGCTAAAGAGAACAAGGTCGTTTCCATGATAAGCGGTGGAGATGCAAATGTCTATGGCATGGCAGGTCTCGTTCTTGAAGTTGCAGAGCACGAAGATCTTGATGTCGATATAGAAGTACTTCCGGGAGTCACTGCCATCACTGCCGGTGCAAGTGTACTCGGTGCACCTATTGTAAATGACTTTTCAGTAATCAGCCTTAGTGATCTTCTTACCCCGTGGGAAGTTATTGAGAAACGTTTGAACGCAGCAGCATCTGCTGATTTTGTGATTTCATTATACAATCCAAAGAGCAGGCAGCGTCATTCAAATTTCTCAAGGGCTATTGAGATCATAAAGAAACACAAGGACGGATCAGTGCCTGTCGGACTTGTCAAGAACGCACTCCGTGGCGATAGCCAGGACTACATTGTCACAACCCTTGAAGATGTACTTGACTACAATGATTGGGTAGACATGAGCACAATGATAATCGTCTGTAATGCTGATTCTCGAATCTGGAAGAATGAGAAAGGCGAAAAAATAATCACACCTAGGGGGTATCAGAGAAAATATGACTACTGA
- a CDS encoding amidohydrolase family protein, translating to MLATGTCAFADFREGGVLGILALEEAVDDILIDSIVLGRPKETDSSIDSVLSDISRVLRHADGLGMSGTNDIDMELLRRSRKASKSNNKMFTIHAGEKSDDDIEKALSLDPDVLIHMTQAKTSDMMEVADANIPIVVCPRSNFITDVGMAPISEMLELDVTVAVGTDNVMLNSVNMFSEMEILSKVFGLEDRQVFKMCTLNGASILGFNDAGSIKKGNKANLMILNGTSNNLKGISDPVSGIVRRGRPDDILSIIHANE from the coding sequence ATGTTAGCAACCGGTACCTGTGCTTTTGCAGATTTCAGGGAAGGCGGGGTTCTTGGTATTCTCGCACTTGAAGAGGCCGTTGATGATATCCTTATTGATAGCATAGTTCTCGGAAGGCCGAAAGAAACAGATTCTTCGATAGATTCAGTATTGTCTGATATCAGCAGGGTCCTTCGACATGCAGACGGACTTGGGATGAGTGGGACGAACGATATTGATATGGAACTTCTGCGTAGGTCCAGAAAGGCATCAAAAAGCAATAACAAGATGTTTACAATCCATGCGGGAGAAAAATCAGACGATGATATCGAAAAAGCCCTTTCTCTTGATCCTGATGTCCTGATCCACATGACACAGGCAAAAACATCTGATATGATGGAAGTTGCAGATGCGAATATCCCCATAGTGGTATGTCCTCGTTCCAATTTCATAACTGATGTTGGTATGGCTCCTATATCCGAAATGTTAGAACTGGATGTCACTGTAGCAGTTGGTACTGATAATGTTATGTTGAATTCAGTTAATATGTTCTCTGAAATGGAGATCTTATCCAAGGTTTTTGGTCTTGAGGATAGACAAGTATTTAAGATGTGCACGCTAAATGGGGCATCAATACTGGGATTTAATGATGCAGGTTCTATTAAGAAGGGCAACAAAGCCAATCTTATGATACTTAATGGCACTTCCAATAATCTGAAGGGTATAAGTGACCCGGTGAGCGGAATAGTCAGAAGAGGCAGACCAGATGATATTTTATCCATAATCCATGCAAACGAATGA
- a CDS encoding cobalamin biosynthesis protein produces MYFGIGARRGVSSEEVIDAVKHALNEVGRDESEIKMFASSTLKENETGLIEAIDKMGFEIKFLPDDILNGFEVPSDSQASRFGLKGVAEPAALALSDNKKLILEKKVYGRITIAIAE; encoded by the coding sequence ATGTACTTTGGAATTGGTGCTCGCAGAGGCGTATCATCCGAAGAGGTCATTGATGCTGTAAAGCATGCTTTGAATGAGGTAGGAAGGGATGAAAGTGAAATAAAGATGTTCGCATCATCTACTCTTAAAGAGAACGAAACCGGCCTTATAGAAGCAATAGATAAAATGGGATTTGAGATCAAGTTCCTACCTGACGACATTTTGAACGGTTTTGAAGTGCCGTCTGACTCACAAGCAAGCCGATTTGGACTCAAGGGTGTTGCCGAGCCGGCAGCGTTAGCATTATCTGATAATAAGAAATTGATACTGGAAAAGAAAGTATATGGAAGGATCACAATTGCAATCGCAGAATGA
- a CDS encoding cobalamin biosynthesis protein CbiG yields MANKLADHIDADVIIYKKGIFEEIFKDYQALVAVFATGIVVREIAPLVVDKWEDPAVVVVDSNLNFAISLLGGHHGANELVRRISEMGVVPVITTATEVHNRNSVEGIAAKLGYDIVNKESTRDVNCALLDQDVEVLEIKGPKIVIVENDVSVLKKEKADQ; encoded by the coding sequence GTGGCCAACAAACTCGCAGACCACATCGATGCAGATGTTATTATTTACAAAAAAGGGATCTTTGAGGAGATCTTCAAAGACTACCAGGCATTGGTTGCAGTCTTTGCAACAGGGATAGTTGTGCGCGAGATCGCACCACTGGTAGTTGATAAATGGGAAGACCCTGCAGTAGTGGTGGTCGACTCCAACCTGAACTTCGCCATATCACTGCTCGGAGGACATCATGGTGCAAATGAGCTTGTACGCAGGATATCCGAGATGGGCGTAGTTCCCGTTATAACCACAGCTACCGAAGTACACAATCGCAACTCTGTAGAAGGTATTGCAGCAAAGCTGGGATATGACATCGTTAACAAGGAATCCACAAGAGACGTGAACTGTGCTCTGCTTGACCAGGACGTAGAAGTCCTGGAGATAAAGGGGCCAAAGATCGTTATTGTGGAAAATGATGTATCGGTGTTGAAAAAAGAGAAGGCGGACCAGTAA
- a CDS encoding universal stress protein, translating into MTSELYKKILIATDGSEKNKKAISYGIEFAKLSGAKLYVVYVVDTAAFASIPMDAGWEMMYELLETEGKDAAKGVEELAANAGLESESAVLEGHPSHEIIEFAKNNDIDLIVMGTLGKTGIDRFLLGSVAEKITRNSEVPVLIVRSDKNE; encoded by the coding sequence ATGACAAGCGAATTGTACAAGAAAATATTGATCGCAACCGATGGTTCTGAAAAGAACAAAAAGGCAATATCTTATGGTATTGAATTTGCAAAATTGAGTGGGGCAAAGTTGTATGTTGTTTATGTAGTGGATACCGCTGCGTTTGCTTCGATTCCAATGGATGCAGGATGGGAAATGATGTATGAACTTCTGGAAACTGAAGGCAAAGATGCAGCAAAAGGAGTTGAAGAGCTTGCAGCAAATGCAGGTCTGGAATCAGAATCTGCTGTTCTTGAAGGTCACCCCAGTCATGAAATTATTGAATTTGCAAAGAACAATGACATTGATCTGATAGTAATGGGTACACTTGGAAAGACTGGAATTGACAGGTTCCTCCTTGGAAGTGTGGCCGAAAAGATCACTCGCAACTCAGAAGTGCCCGTACTTATTGTACGCAGTGATAAAAACGAATGA